A window from Citrus sinensis cultivar Valencia sweet orange chromosome 3, DVS_A1.0, whole genome shotgun sequence encodes these proteins:
- the LOC102622857 gene encoding HVA22-like protein a, producing the protein MGSGAGSFLKVLLKNFDVLAGPVVSLVYPLYASVRAIETKSPTDDRQWLTYWILYSMITLVELTFAKVIEWIPIWSYAKLIFTCWLVIPQFSGAAYVYEHYLRPFFLNPQTINIWYVPRKKDVFSRPDDILTAAEKYMEENGTDAFEKLIHRADKSKRNYDHSTYEYDNVY; encoded by the exons ATGGGATCTGGGGCTGGAAGCTTCTTAAAAGTTTTACTTAAGAACTTTGATGTTCTTGCTGG GCCTGTGGTCAGTCTTGTTTATCCTCT GTATGCCTCTGTTAGGGCAATTGAGACCAAGTCTCCTACTGATGACCGGCAATGGCTTACTTACTGGATTCTCTATTCTATGATTACCCTTGTTGAACTCACCTTTGCCAAAGTCATTGAATG GATTCCTATTTGGTCGTATGCAAAGCTGATTTTTACCTGCTGGCTGGTCATCCCGCAATTCAGTGGTGCTGCATATGTTTATGAGCATTATTTGAGACCTTTCTTTCTCAACCCTCAGACTATTAACATCTGGTATGTCCCAAGAAAGAAGGATGTCTTCAGTAGGCCAGATGATATTCTTACTGCTGCAGAGAAATATATGGAAGAGAATGGGACAGATGCTTTTGAGAAGCTCATTCACAGG GCTGACAAGTCGAAGAGGAATTACGACCACTCTACTTACGAATATGACAATGTTTATTGA
- the LOC102623335 gene encoding PH, RCC1 and FYVE domains-containing protein 1 isoform X2 → MASFQQNILVERDTEQAVRVLKKGTYLLKYGRRGKPKFCPFRLSSDEKLLIWYAGKEEKQLKLSHVSRIIPGQRTAVFQRYPQPEKEYQSFSLIYRNRSLDLICKDKDEAELWFTALRALISEDNRCKSRSDSISSDSPRSHTQKNSPSHVSSISSDLTNKDSGDTQPILVAHENSPQNRLGKAFSEVLSFTAAAKAYTRAESVSKSLNFVASGGLDDANSRSSTADSFRISLSSAVSSSSQGSCHEDFDGLGDVFIWGEGFGNGLLGGAVNGVEISSADRRDALLPKVLESTVVLDAQSIACGSKHAVLVTKQGQIFSWGEGSGGKLGHGVEADVSYPKLIDALNGSNIHMVACGEFHTCAVTFSGDLYTWGDGIHNLGLLGQVSEISHWIPRKVSGQMEGLQISSICCGPWHTAAITSAGKLFTFGDGTFGALGHGDRSSTSVPREVETLKELKTVMASCGVWHTAAIAEVAGKTSGSNGLSSKKLFTWGNGAEGQLGHGDAEPRVVPLCVKVSDDISFCKVACGHSITIALTATGQVFSMGSADYGQLGSPGSTGKFPTRIEGNIKHRYIEDIACGSYHIAVVSSKSEVYTWGKGANGQLGHGDNENKQTPTLVEALRDKQVKSVVCGSNFTAAICLHKGVSIADHSICSGCRYQFNFRRRRHNCYNCGLVFCKLCSSKKSMKTALAPEINKPYRVCDDCFIKLNTTSESGSNSQIPRNSSGLFQNCKRVTEKENMNSRSVGRLLRLASFESFKEATDGQSKPKGKSYHASPSLNGKFQWEPNSDFIKSNKISASPPGSRRVSRAPSPISRKSSPACSITMNSFTDLANSEVIFEYSKQTNDNFNQEPDVLRAQLEDLTRKSQFLEVELERTSRKLKETTQIAQEEAEKNKAAQEVIRSLTAQLTDMAKRVPEQSYTGTISHSHAYCS, encoded by the exons ATGGCTTCTTTTCAGCAGAATATTCTTGTTGAGAGGGACACTGAACAG GCCGTTAGAGTCCTTAAGAAAGGGACATATCTGCTGAAGTATGGGCGTCGAGGAAAGCCTAAATTTTGTCCATTCCGGCTTTCTAGT GATGAGAAATTGTTGATATGGTACGCTGGCAAGGAggaaaaacaactaaaattaagCCATGTTTCAAGGATTATACCCGGACAGCGCACT GCAGTTTTTCAGCGATACCCTCAGCCTGAGAAAGAATATCAATCATTTTCTCTTATATACAGGAACAGGTCCTTGGATTTG ATATGCAAGGACAAGGACGAAGCTGAGCTCTGGTTTACGGCCCTTAGAGCCTTAATTTCTGAGGATAACCGCTGCAAATCAAGAAGTGATAGTATATCATCTGATAGCCCACGTAGCCATACTCAAAAGAATTCTCCATCTCATGTGTCATCTATCAGCAGTGACTTAACCAACAAG GATTCTGGAGACACCCAACCAATTCTGGTTGCTCATGAGAATTCTCCACAGAATAGATTGGGAAAAGCCTTCTCTGAGGTTTTATCATTTACAGCAGCAGCAAAGGCTTATACTCGAGCTGAGTCAGTTTCCAAGTCCCTCAACTTTGTAGCCTCTGGTGGTTTAGATGATGCAAATAGTCGTAGCTCCACAGCTGATTCCTTTCGAATTAGTTTATCCAGTGCTGTAAGCTCATCCAGCCAGGGATCTTGTCATGAAGATTTTGATGGTTTGGGTGATGTTTTCATCTGGGGAGAAGGATTCGGCAATGGGCTTTTGGGTGGTGCTGTCAATGGGGTTGAAATTTCTTCTGCTGACAGGAGGGATGCTCTTTTGCCTAAGGTCCTGGAGTCAACTGTGGTCCTTGATGCCCAAAGTATTGCTTGTGGGAGTAAGCATGCTGTGTTAGTCACCAAACAGGGACAGATCTTTAGTTGGGGTGAGGGATCTGGTGGCAAGCTTGGGCATGGAGTGGAAGCTGATGTTTCTTATCCGAAGCTCATTGATGCTCTCAATGGATCAAACATTCATATGGTGGCTTGTGGGGAATTTCACACCTGTGCTGTAACATTTTCAGGTGATCTTTATACATGGGGTGATGGTATTCACAATCTTGGTCTTCTAGGACAAGTTAGCGAAATTAGTCACTGGATCCCCAGAAAAGTAAGTGGTCAGATGGAGGGGTTGCAAATATCATCCATCTGCTGTGGACCTTGGCACACAGCCGCTATTACATCGGCAGGGAAGTTGTTTACATTTGGTGATGGAACTTTTGGAGCCCTGGGCCATGGAGATCGTAGCAGCACTAGTGTGCCTAGAGAAGTTGAAACGctgaaagaattaaaaacGGTGATGGCTTCTTGTGGTGTTTGGCACACTGCTGCAATTGCTGAAGTTGCTGGTAAAACTTCTGGTTCCAATGGACTTTCATCAAAAAAGCTATTCACCTGGGGGAATGGGGCTGAAGGCCAACTCGGACATGGTGATGCAGAACCTAGAGTAGTTCCACTTTGTGTCAAAGTTTCAGATGACATTAGCTTTTGCAAAGTAGCCTGTGGTCACAGCATCACTATTGCTTTAACAGCCACAGGACAAGTATTTTCAATGGGGAGTGCTGATTATGGACAATTAGGAAGTCCAGGAAGCACTGGTAAGTTTCCCACTCGCATTGAAGGAAACATCAAACACAGATATATTGAAGACATAGCATGTGGTTCTTATCATATCGCGGTTGTAAGTTCAAAATCTGAGGTTTACACTTGGGGAAAGGGAGCAAATGGTCAGTTAGGCCATGGGGACaatgaaaacaaacaaactccTACACTTGTTGAAGCTTTGAGGGACAAACAAGTAAAGAGTGTGGTTTGTGGTTCCAACTTTACTGCTGCCATATGTCTTCACAAAGGTGTTTCTATTGCTGATCATTCCATATGTTCTGGTTGTcgttatcaatttaatttcagaAGGAGGCGTCATAACTGCTACAACTGTGGGCTAGTTTTTTGCAAATTGTGCAGCAGTAAGAAGTCAATGAAAACTGCTTTGGCTCCGGAGATAAACAAGCCTTACCGCGTGTGTGATGATTGTTTCATAAAATTGAATACAACCTCAGAATCTGGATCAAATTCACAGATTCCAAGGAATTCTAGTGGATTATTTCAGAACTGTAAGAGGGTAACTGAGAAAGAAAACATGAATTCTAGATCTGTTGGACGACTTTTGAGACTTGCATCTTTTGAATCATTCAAAGAGGCTACCGATGGACAATCTAAGCCCAAGGGGAAAAGTTATCATGCCTCTCCCTCTTTAAATGGAAAATTCCAATGGGAACCAAACTCTGACTTCATTAAGTCAAACAAAATATCTGCTTCTCCTCCTGGCTCAAGGAGGGTTTCTCGAGCACCATCCCCTATATCAAGGAAGTCAAGTCCTGCTTGTTCCATTACAATGAATTCTTTTACTGATCTTGCAAATTCAGAAGTCATTTTTGAATactcaaaacaaacaaatgacaACTTCAACCAAGAACCAGATGTTTTAAGAGCGCAG TTGGAGGATCTTACTCGCAAATCACAATTCCTAGAAGTAGAACTTGAAAGGACGTCAAGAAAGTTGAAGGAGACGACTCAAATTGCACAGGAGGAAGCTGAAAAAAACAAAGCTGCACAGGAAGTAATCAGGTCTCTAACTGCGCAG TTGACGGACATGGCTAAAAGAGTACCCGAACAGTCATATACAGGCACAATATCCCATTCACATGCTTATTGTAGCTGA
- the LOC102624219 gene encoding microtubule-associated protein RP/EB family member 1B isoform X2, whose protein sequence is MATNIGMMDSAYFVGRNELLTWINNRLQLHLSRIEEAASGAVQCQMLDMTYPGVVPMHKVNFDAKTEYDMIQNYKVLQDVFNKLKIDKHIEVNKLVKGRPLDNLEFLQWLKRYCDSVNGGIMNENYNPVERRCKGGKERSSRGSQKISKSLQTNNMHNAGSGDIGHRPRQAKIYGANSAQEVQALSKEITDLKLSVDLLEKERDFYFAKLRDIEILCQTPELENLPVAVAIKKILYAADAKESALAEAQEYLSQTLEAGEGKAEED, encoded by the exons ATGGCAACCAACATTGGAATGATGGACAGTGCGTATTTTGTTGGAAGAAATGAGCTATTGACTTGGATCAACAACAGGCTTCAGCTTCATCTCTCTCGCATTGAAGAG GCTGCGTCCGGGGCAGTGCAGTGTCAAATGTTGGACATGACCTACCCAGGAGTTGTTCCAATGCACAAG gTAAATTTTGATGCGAAGACCGAATATGACATGATCCAAAATTACAAGGTCCTGCAGGATGTATTTAACAAGTTGAAAATTGACAAG CATATTGAAGTCAATAAGCTTGTCAAAGGCCGACCTTTGGACAACTTAGAGTTCTTACAATGGCTGAAACGTTACTGTGATTCTGTAAATGGTGGCATCATGAATGA GAACTACAATCCTGTGGAGCGTAGATGCAAGGGTGGGAAGGAACGGAGCTCTAGGGGTTCTCAGAAGATTTCAAAATCACTGCAAACAAACAATATGCATAACGCTGGCTCTGGTGACATTGGCCACA GGCCCAGGCAAGCAAAGATATATGGAGCTAACTCTGCACAAGAGGTTCAAGCATTGTCTAAGGAG ATTACAGATCTCAAGCTCTCTGTGGACCTTTTGGAGAAGGAGAGAGATTTTTACTTTGCAAAATTACGGGATATAGAAATACTTTGTCAAACTCCAGAATTGGAAAATCTTCCT GTGGCAGTAGCAATCAAGAAAATATTGTATGCTGCTGATGCCAAGGAGTCAGCTCTAGCAGAAGCCCAGGAGTATCTATCCCAAACTTTGGAAGCTGGCGAAGGCAAAGCAGAAGAGGATTGA
- the LOC102621965 gene encoding transcription factor bHLH47 isoform X2, which translates to MNFKGFCTGIQISNSFETGMGSESSASLDEEVNVMVVDASVDGHCPTKKNKSRVPKRVHKAEREKLKREHLNDLFLDLANAVVNQPNNGKACVLNEAARLLKDLFSQIESLNKENASLLSESHYVTIEKNELKEENSSLESQIEVLQSELHARVVQSKPDLNIPPEFQQPELSSHFPGDSYGFPAAVEPTLSQAPAVLVVPIHSDLQAYSASDVAQLTSKPASNVSKPHARYPNPADSWPSQLLGENVSSTRENADRNK; encoded by the exons ATGAATTTCAA AGGATTTTGCACAGGGATTCAAATCTCAAACTCATTTGAGACAGGCATGGGTTCTGAGTCTTCTGCTTCCTTGGATGAAGAGGTCAACGTCATGGTGGTGGATGCATCAGTAGATGG GCATTGTCCGAccaaaaagaataagagcAGAGTTCCTAAACGAGTTCACAAGGCTGAGAGGGAGAAACTGAAGCGCGAGCATTTGAATGATCTCTTTCTTGATCTTGCCAATGCTGTTG TGAATCAGCCAAACAATGGAAAGGCCTGTGTGTTGAATGAAGCAGCTAGACTATTGAAGGACTTGTTTAGCCAGATTGAGTCACTAAATAAGGAGAATGCATCTCTCTTGTCTGAATCTCACTAC GTCACCattgagaagaatgaattgaagGAGGAAAATTCTTCTCTTGAATCTCAAATTGAAGTTCTGCAAAGCGAACTACATGCAAGGGTGGTACAATCTAAACCTGACTTGAATATACCTCCTGAATTTCAGCAACCAGAATTGTCTTCACATTTCCCGGGAGATAGCTATGGATTTCCTGCTGCTGTAGAACCAACACTATCTCAAGCGCCTGCTGTCCTTGTCGTCCCCATCCATTCTGACCTTCAAGCTTATTCAGCATCTGATGTTGCTCAACTCACATCTAAACCCGCCTCAAATGTAAGCAAACCGCATGCTAGGTATCCCAACCCTGCAGATTCCTGGCCTTCCCAACTTCTTGGGGAGAACGTTTCTAGTACTAGGGAAAATGCTGATAGAAACAAATAA
- the LOC102621965 gene encoding transcription factor bHLH47 isoform X3, giving the protein MGSESSASLDEEVNVMVVDASVDGHCPTKKNKSRVPKRVHKAEREKLKREHLNDLFLDLANAVEVNQPNNGKACVLNEAARLLKDLFSQIESLNKENASLLSESHYVTIEKNELKEENSSLESQIEVLQSELHARVVQSKPDLNIPPEFQQPELSSHFPGDSYGFPAAVEPTLSQAPAVLVVPIHSDLQAYSASDVAQLTSKPASNVSKPHARYPNPADSWPSQLLGENVSSTRENADRNK; this is encoded by the exons ATGGGTTCTGAGTCTTCTGCTTCCTTGGATGAAGAGGTCAACGTCATGGTGGTGGATGCATCAGTAGATGG GCATTGTCCGAccaaaaagaataagagcAGAGTTCCTAAACGAGTTCACAAGGCTGAGAGGGAGAAACTGAAGCGCGAGCATTTGAATGATCTCTTTCTTGATCTTGCCAATGCTGTTG AAGTGAATCAGCCAAACAATGGAAAGGCCTGTGTGTTGAATGAAGCAGCTAGACTATTGAAGGACTTGTTTAGCCAGATTGAGTCACTAAATAAGGAGAATGCATCTCTCTTGTCTGAATCTCACTAC GTCACCattgagaagaatgaattgaagGAGGAAAATTCTTCTCTTGAATCTCAAATTGAAGTTCTGCAAAGCGAACTACATGCAAGGGTGGTACAATCTAAACCTGACTTGAATATACCTCCTGAATTTCAGCAACCAGAATTGTCTTCACATTTCCCGGGAGATAGCTATGGATTTCCTGCTGCTGTAGAACCAACACTATCTCAAGCGCCTGCTGTCCTTGTCGTCCCCATCCATTCTGACCTTCAAGCTTATTCAGCATCTGATGTTGCTCAACTCACATCTAAACCCGCCTCAAATGTAAGCAAACCGCATGCTAGGTATCCCAACCCTGCAGATTCCTGGCCTTCCCAACTTCTTGGGGAGAACGTTTCTAGTACTAGGGAAAATGCTGATAGAAACAAATAA
- the LOC102621965 gene encoding transcription factor bHLH47 isoform X1, whose product MNFKGFCTGIQISNSFETGMGSESSASLDEEVNVMVVDASVDGHCPTKKNKSRVPKRVHKAEREKLKREHLNDLFLDLANAVEVNQPNNGKACVLNEAARLLKDLFSQIESLNKENASLLSESHYVTIEKNELKEENSSLESQIEVLQSELHARVVQSKPDLNIPPEFQQPELSSHFPGDSYGFPAAVEPTLSQAPAVLVVPIHSDLQAYSASDVAQLTSKPASNVSKPHARYPNPADSWPSQLLGENVSSTRENADRNK is encoded by the exons ATGAATTTCAA AGGATTTTGCACAGGGATTCAAATCTCAAACTCATTTGAGACAGGCATGGGTTCTGAGTCTTCTGCTTCCTTGGATGAAGAGGTCAACGTCATGGTGGTGGATGCATCAGTAGATGG GCATTGTCCGAccaaaaagaataagagcAGAGTTCCTAAACGAGTTCACAAGGCTGAGAGGGAGAAACTGAAGCGCGAGCATTTGAATGATCTCTTTCTTGATCTTGCCAATGCTGTTG AAGTGAATCAGCCAAACAATGGAAAGGCCTGTGTGTTGAATGAAGCAGCTAGACTATTGAAGGACTTGTTTAGCCAGATTGAGTCACTAAATAAGGAGAATGCATCTCTCTTGTCTGAATCTCACTAC GTCACCattgagaagaatgaattgaagGAGGAAAATTCTTCTCTTGAATCTCAAATTGAAGTTCTGCAAAGCGAACTACATGCAAGGGTGGTACAATCTAAACCTGACTTGAATATACCTCCTGAATTTCAGCAACCAGAATTGTCTTCACATTTCCCGGGAGATAGCTATGGATTTCCTGCTGCTGTAGAACCAACACTATCTCAAGCGCCTGCTGTCCTTGTCGTCCCCATCCATTCTGACCTTCAAGCTTATTCAGCATCTGATGTTGCTCAACTCACATCTAAACCCGCCTCAAATGTAAGCAAACCGCATGCTAGGTATCCCAACCCTGCAGATTCCTGGCCTTCCCAACTTCTTGGGGAGAACGTTTCTAGTACTAGGGAAAATGCTGATAGAAACAAATAA
- the LOC102623335 gene encoding PH, RCC1 and FYVE domains-containing protein 1 isoform X1, with protein sequence MASFQQNILVERDTEQAVRVLKKGTYLLKYGRRGKPKFCPFRLSSDEKLLIWYAGKEEKQLKLSHVSRIIPGQRTAVFQRYPQPEKEYQSFSLIYRNRSLDLICKDKDEAELWFTALRALISEDNRCKSRSDSISSDSPRSHTQKNSPSHVSSISSDLTNKDSGDTQPILVAHENSPQNRLGKAFSEVLSFTAAAKAYTRAESVSKSLNFVASGGLDDANSRSSTADSFRISLSSAVSSSSQGSCHEDFDGLGDVFIWGEGFGNGLLGGAVNGVEISSADRRDALLPKVLESTVVLDAQSIACGSKHAVLVTKQGQIFSWGEGSGGKLGHGVEADVSYPKLIDALNGSNIHMVACGEFHTCAVTFSGDLYTWGDGIHNLGLLGQVSEISHWIPRKVSGQMEGLQISSICCGPWHTAAITSAGKLFTFGDGTFGALGHGDRSSTSVPREVETLKELKTVMASCGVWHTAAIAEVAGKTSGSNGLSSKKLFTWGNGAEGQLGHGDAEPRVVPLCVKVSDDISFCKVACGHSITIALTATGQVFSMGSADYGQLGSPGSTGKFPTRIEGNIKHRYIEDIACGSYHIAVVSSKSEVYTWGKGANGQLGHGDNENKQTPTLVEALRDKQVKSVVCGSNFTAAICLHKGVSIADHSICSGCRYQFNFRRRRHNCYNCGLVFCKLCSSKKSMKTALAPEINKPYRVCDDCFIKLNTTSESGSNSQIPRNSSGLFQNCKRVTEKENMNSRSVGRLLRLASFESFKEATDGQSKPKGKSYHASPSLNGKFQWEPNSDFIKSNKISASPPGSRRVSRAPSPISRKSSPACSITMNSFTDLANSEVIFEYSKQTNDNFNQEPDVLRAQLEDLTRKSQFLEVELERTSRKLKETTQIAQEEAEKNKAAQEVIRSLTAQVRGLIVGSNLALWLEFRIAATQFIVPLCRFD encoded by the exons ATGGCTTCTTTTCAGCAGAATATTCTTGTTGAGAGGGACACTGAACAG GCCGTTAGAGTCCTTAAGAAAGGGACATATCTGCTGAAGTATGGGCGTCGAGGAAAGCCTAAATTTTGTCCATTCCGGCTTTCTAGT GATGAGAAATTGTTGATATGGTACGCTGGCAAGGAggaaaaacaactaaaattaagCCATGTTTCAAGGATTATACCCGGACAGCGCACT GCAGTTTTTCAGCGATACCCTCAGCCTGAGAAAGAATATCAATCATTTTCTCTTATATACAGGAACAGGTCCTTGGATTTG ATATGCAAGGACAAGGACGAAGCTGAGCTCTGGTTTACGGCCCTTAGAGCCTTAATTTCTGAGGATAACCGCTGCAAATCAAGAAGTGATAGTATATCATCTGATAGCCCACGTAGCCATACTCAAAAGAATTCTCCATCTCATGTGTCATCTATCAGCAGTGACTTAACCAACAAG GATTCTGGAGACACCCAACCAATTCTGGTTGCTCATGAGAATTCTCCACAGAATAGATTGGGAAAAGCCTTCTCTGAGGTTTTATCATTTACAGCAGCAGCAAAGGCTTATACTCGAGCTGAGTCAGTTTCCAAGTCCCTCAACTTTGTAGCCTCTGGTGGTTTAGATGATGCAAATAGTCGTAGCTCCACAGCTGATTCCTTTCGAATTAGTTTATCCAGTGCTGTAAGCTCATCCAGCCAGGGATCTTGTCATGAAGATTTTGATGGTTTGGGTGATGTTTTCATCTGGGGAGAAGGATTCGGCAATGGGCTTTTGGGTGGTGCTGTCAATGGGGTTGAAATTTCTTCTGCTGACAGGAGGGATGCTCTTTTGCCTAAGGTCCTGGAGTCAACTGTGGTCCTTGATGCCCAAAGTATTGCTTGTGGGAGTAAGCATGCTGTGTTAGTCACCAAACAGGGACAGATCTTTAGTTGGGGTGAGGGATCTGGTGGCAAGCTTGGGCATGGAGTGGAAGCTGATGTTTCTTATCCGAAGCTCATTGATGCTCTCAATGGATCAAACATTCATATGGTGGCTTGTGGGGAATTTCACACCTGTGCTGTAACATTTTCAGGTGATCTTTATACATGGGGTGATGGTATTCACAATCTTGGTCTTCTAGGACAAGTTAGCGAAATTAGTCACTGGATCCCCAGAAAAGTAAGTGGTCAGATGGAGGGGTTGCAAATATCATCCATCTGCTGTGGACCTTGGCACACAGCCGCTATTACATCGGCAGGGAAGTTGTTTACATTTGGTGATGGAACTTTTGGAGCCCTGGGCCATGGAGATCGTAGCAGCACTAGTGTGCCTAGAGAAGTTGAAACGctgaaagaattaaaaacGGTGATGGCTTCTTGTGGTGTTTGGCACACTGCTGCAATTGCTGAAGTTGCTGGTAAAACTTCTGGTTCCAATGGACTTTCATCAAAAAAGCTATTCACCTGGGGGAATGGGGCTGAAGGCCAACTCGGACATGGTGATGCAGAACCTAGAGTAGTTCCACTTTGTGTCAAAGTTTCAGATGACATTAGCTTTTGCAAAGTAGCCTGTGGTCACAGCATCACTATTGCTTTAACAGCCACAGGACAAGTATTTTCAATGGGGAGTGCTGATTATGGACAATTAGGAAGTCCAGGAAGCACTGGTAAGTTTCCCACTCGCATTGAAGGAAACATCAAACACAGATATATTGAAGACATAGCATGTGGTTCTTATCATATCGCGGTTGTAAGTTCAAAATCTGAGGTTTACACTTGGGGAAAGGGAGCAAATGGTCAGTTAGGCCATGGGGACaatgaaaacaaacaaactccTACACTTGTTGAAGCTTTGAGGGACAAACAAGTAAAGAGTGTGGTTTGTGGTTCCAACTTTACTGCTGCCATATGTCTTCACAAAGGTGTTTCTATTGCTGATCATTCCATATGTTCTGGTTGTcgttatcaatttaatttcagaAGGAGGCGTCATAACTGCTACAACTGTGGGCTAGTTTTTTGCAAATTGTGCAGCAGTAAGAAGTCAATGAAAACTGCTTTGGCTCCGGAGATAAACAAGCCTTACCGCGTGTGTGATGATTGTTTCATAAAATTGAATACAACCTCAGAATCTGGATCAAATTCACAGATTCCAAGGAATTCTAGTGGATTATTTCAGAACTGTAAGAGGGTAACTGAGAAAGAAAACATGAATTCTAGATCTGTTGGACGACTTTTGAGACTTGCATCTTTTGAATCATTCAAAGAGGCTACCGATGGACAATCTAAGCCCAAGGGGAAAAGTTATCATGCCTCTCCCTCTTTAAATGGAAAATTCCAATGGGAACCAAACTCTGACTTCATTAAGTCAAACAAAATATCTGCTTCTCCTCCTGGCTCAAGGAGGGTTTCTCGAGCACCATCCCCTATATCAAGGAAGTCAAGTCCTGCTTGTTCCATTACAATGAATTCTTTTACTGATCTTGCAAATTCAGAAGTCATTTTTGAATactcaaaacaaacaaatgacaACTTCAACCAAGAACCAGATGTTTTAAGAGCGCAG TTGGAGGATCTTACTCGCAAATCACAATTCCTAGAAGTAGAACTTGAAAGGACGTCAAGAAAGTTGAAGGAGACGACTCAAATTGCACAGGAGGAAGCTGAAAAAAACAAAGCTGCACAGGAAGTAATCAGGTCTCTAACTGCGCAGGTGAGAGGCCTGATCGTTGGTTCAAATCTTGCATTGTGGCTTGAATTTAGAATTGCTGCAACACAATTTATTGTTCCCCTCTGTAGATTTGATTGA
- the LOC102624219 gene encoding microtubule-associated protein RP/EB family member 1A isoform X1, with protein MATNIGMMDSAYFVGRNELLTWINNRLQLHLSRIEEAASGAVQCQMLDMTYPGVVPMHKVNFDAKTEYDMIQNYKVLQDVFNKLKIDKHIEVNKLVKGRPLDNLEFLQWLKRYCDSVNGGIMNENYNPVERRCKGGKERSSRGSQKISKSLQTNNMHNAGSGDIGHSKISGPRQAKIYGANSAQEVQALSKEITDLKLSVDLLEKERDFYFAKLRDIEILCQTPELENLPVAVAIKKILYAADAKESALAEAQEYLSQTLEAGEGKAEED; from the exons ATGGCAACCAACATTGGAATGATGGACAGTGCGTATTTTGTTGGAAGAAATGAGCTATTGACTTGGATCAACAACAGGCTTCAGCTTCATCTCTCTCGCATTGAAGAG GCTGCGTCCGGGGCAGTGCAGTGTCAAATGTTGGACATGACCTACCCAGGAGTTGTTCCAATGCACAAG gTAAATTTTGATGCGAAGACCGAATATGACATGATCCAAAATTACAAGGTCCTGCAGGATGTATTTAACAAGTTGAAAATTGACAAG CATATTGAAGTCAATAAGCTTGTCAAAGGCCGACCTTTGGACAACTTAGAGTTCTTACAATGGCTGAAACGTTACTGTGATTCTGTAAATGGTGGCATCATGAATGA GAACTACAATCCTGTGGAGCGTAGATGCAAGGGTGGGAAGGAACGGAGCTCTAGGGGTTCTCAGAAGATTTCAAAATCACTGCAAACAAACAATATGCATAACGCTGGCTCTGGTGACATTGGCCACAGTAAAATTTCTG GGCCCAGGCAAGCAAAGATATATGGAGCTAACTCTGCACAAGAGGTTCAAGCATTGTCTAAGGAG ATTACAGATCTCAAGCTCTCTGTGGACCTTTTGGAGAAGGAGAGAGATTTTTACTTTGCAAAATTACGGGATATAGAAATACTTTGTCAAACTCCAGAATTGGAAAATCTTCCT GTGGCAGTAGCAATCAAGAAAATATTGTATGCTGCTGATGCCAAGGAGTCAGCTCTAGCAGAAGCCCAGGAGTATCTATCCCAAACTTTGGAAGCTGGCGAAGGCAAAGCAGAAGAGGATTGA